The genomic region TCCCCTTCGTTGGGCGAGCGGCCCCCCGCGGGCGCGACCACCTTAATAATATCCGACCACCGGGTCGTATAACACGGCGACAGCCGTTCCTGCCGCAGCCGCCACCGGCCGCCCAGTCCCTGGGCCGCCACTTTGATCGTGTCCCGTCCGTACTTGGCGTTGATCGCATCCATCTCCCGCATCACCGCCGCATGTTTCGCCCGGTCCACCCGGTCGAAGAGCGAACCTTGGACCCGCTCCTCCGGTCCGATCTCCAGCACGATCACCCCGGCCTTTTTGTAACGGTAACCTTTGCGGTAGATCGCCCGGAGGGCGGCGGAGGCATAACGGATAAGCTCGATGGTACTGTTGGTCGGAACCGGCAATTTGCAGACCAGGTTCCTGGCGTATTGGGGTTCATGTGGTTTGAACCCGTTGGTATGGAGGAAGACCATCAGCATCCCGGCGCAGGAGCGTTGCCACCGGAGCTTCTCCGCACAGCGGGCCGCGTAGGTGGCCACCGCTTCATTGATCGGTTCCAGTTCGGTCTGCTCCTCCCCAAACGAGCGGGACGTACAGATTGCTTTCTTCGCCGGTGGAATCAGTTCCATTTCCAAACAGGCGATTCCGGCCAATTCCTTTTTGATTCTCAGCCCCATGACGGTCATCCTTTTCCGGACCCAATCATCATCCAACTGCAGGAAGTCCCAAGCCGTATAAACCTGGATCGAATTAAGCAGCTTCGCATATTGCCGCCCAATCCCCCAGACTTCCCCGACGTCGAAATTTTTCAGCGCTTCCTCAATCGCGCCCGGATCCGCCAGGACACAAACCCCGTTTTGCCCGGGGATTTTTTTCGCCCGGTGGTTGGCCACCTTCGCCAGCACCTTGGTGGGGGCCACCCCGATACTGACCGGGATCCCCACATGGCGTCCGACCGTCTCCCGGATCGTCCGGGCGTACGCCGCCCAGTCCACGGGTAAACCGGTCAAGTTTAAAAAAGCTTCGTCAATGGAGTAAATCTCCAGCTCCGGGGTGAACCGGCCGAGCGTCTGCATGACCCGGTGGGACAAATCCCCGTAGAGCACATAGTTGGAGGAGAAGACCGCCACCTGGTTTTGCTCGAGAAAAGCGGCAATTTTAAAGGCGGGCTCCCCCATTTTGATCCCCAACTGCTTCGCTTCCTCGGACCGGGCGATAATGCACCCGTCGTTGTTGCTCAGCACCACCACCGGCCGGCCATTGAGATCGGGCCGGAAGACCCGCTCGCAAGAGACGTAGAAGTTATTACAGTCCACCAGGGCAAACATCAGTAGACCTTCTTTATAATATAAGTGACGATCCCCCACACGGCAAAATCGCTCCCCTCGCGGACCTGGATCGGTTGGTAACGGGGGTTGGCCGGCATCAAGTACAGATTCTCGCCTTTCCTCTGCAAGCGTTTTAAGGTGAACTCCCCGTCCAGATAACAGACGGCCAGGGCATTCGGGCGGTAGGGCACGGCCCGGTCGATCACCAACAGATCCCCGTCTTCCACCCCCGCGTCCGTCATGGAGTTCCCTTTGACCGTTCCGTAAAAAGTGGCACTGGGGTTCTTAATCAACACTTCGTTGAGATCGAGGACCGCTTCCAAATAATCGGCCGCCGGAGACGGAAAACCGGCTGAGATGTGGCCCACAGCCGGTAAAGCCTGCTTCGAACTTTGGTCGGGATAAAACAACTTGATGCTCATGGTGTCTTGCCCTTCCTTTACGAACATTTGTTCGATTATCTAATTTATATTATATCCCCCGGCCGCCCAATGTCAAGACGTCGCCTTTTATTAAATAAGAAAAAGAAGGAGGTAATTTCCTCCTCCTTCTTTACCCGTTTTACCCATAAAACCTACGGTTTACAGCGTCAATCCTTTAAGCGTAAAAACGACAAAACCCTCCCCTTCACGGTTAAAGCCAAAGCTGATCCCGGGATTGAGTGTGACGGTAAACCACGCGCCGGCTATTTTCAGCTCCTGATAGACTTCCATCCCGTAGGCGAGTTGATACGCCCCTTCATCCGGAACCGCCGCGTCCACAAAGAGCGAGGCGTATAGATCCTCCAGGTATAGAGAGAACAGCCAGCTTCCGGTCCTTAACTGCAAAAGCGGATGGGAATACTCCAGTGTCGCCACTCCGCCCCGCTTTGCCGGCAGACTTTTCTGATAACCGCGGATCCGCGGGAAAACATCGTCCTGCTTGTCAGGATCAATGAAGCCCTGCGCCTTTAGAGTAAGTTCGCCATTGCCCCAAAGCCGGTTGGCTTCCACCCCGCCGTAATAGCCGATCCGTTTGCCCTGCCCGGCGTAATGGAGATCTTCCACCGGCGTCTGCAGCTCCAGATTAAACTTGGTCCCGGGATAGTTGAAACCAACAGCGGTGGATGGAACCAATTCCGCGCCGAAACCCGTCCCATAAGAGCAGGCCAGGCCAACAGTGATCGCGGAAAGCCCGGGCGACAAACGGTTATAGAGGGGATATTTTAAGTCCAGAT from Capillibacterium thermochitinicola harbors:
- a CDS encoding Y-family DNA polymerase; translation: MFALVDCNNFYVSCERVFRPDLNGRPVVVLSNNDGCIIARSEEAKQLGIKMGEPAFKIAAFLEQNQVAVFSSNYVLYGDLSHRVMQTLGRFTPELEIYSIDEAFLNLTGLPVDWAAYARTIRETVGRHVGIPVSIGVAPTKVLAKVANHRAKKIPGQNGVCVLADPGAIEEALKNFDVGEVWGIGRQYAKLLNSIQVYTAWDFLQLDDDWVRKRMTVMGLRIKKELAGIACLEMELIPPAKKAICTSRSFGEEQTELEPINEAVATYAARCAEKLRWQRSCAGMLMVFLHTNGFKPHEPQYARNLVCKLPVPTNSTIELIRYASAALRAIYRKGYRYKKAGVIVLEIGPEERVQGSLFDRVDRAKHAAVMREMDAINAKYGRDTIKVAAQGLGGRWRLRQERLSPCYTTRWSDIIKVVAPAGGRSPNEGDRTQ
- a CDS encoding LexA family protein codes for the protein MFVKEGQDTMSIKLFYPDQSSKQALPAVGHISAGFPSPAADYLEAVLDLNEVLIKNPSATFYGTVKGNSMTDAGVEDGDLLVIDRAVPYRPNALAVCYLDGEFTLKRLQRKGENLYLMPANPRYQPIQVREGSDFAVWGIVTYIIKKVY